In Lolium perenne isolate Kyuss_39 chromosome 5, Kyuss_2.0, whole genome shotgun sequence, the sequence AAAAAAAGGTGATCTGGTACACTGCTATTTGAGAGAAAGCTACTGGGCTAACTCCCAGGCTACATCGATGATTACATGagaaaccctacttaattatagATACCGCTAACTTATAAAGACGAAAATTCTAGGCAACTCCTAGGAACTCTTTGATTGGATTTTGGAGTTGAGCCATGACGGCCTCCCAGCCAGCATGTGTGGGGTGGGCATCATCCCAGAAGAAGTACTGGCGGGGGTCCTCGCACAGGGAATAGAGGGGGTTGGAGTTCTTATCCTGCTGTCCACAGTAGCCCTTGTGGTCGGCGCTCTCGCAGCACGGTTTTCTGATGTGCTTGAACTGCTTGCCTTGAGCTGCAAAATTAACATAGTACCATAGAGCAAACAATTAAAATCCCAATCAATATGTTGTGACGAACTGACGATTCAGTCTCATGCTAGTAATATATAAGATGCTAGCTCGCGCATACCCAGGTCTTGGTTGCCGTGACCGATGATGTGATCGAAGGCGGAGCTCAGGTCGACTATGAGGACACCTTTCTTGTTCCCCAGCTTATGTTCCAGGAAGTAGTTGTGCTTGGAGGCGGCCTCGTTAGCCCATTCATCGCACGCTTTGTAGTTATGTTTCCTGCAGAAGGATGGCGTGCAGCCAAGAAGGTGCAGATTGTTCACCAAGATCTTCTTCACCCCAAGGTTTTGCAGCCGCTCCACGTTGGTGGCGATCTCAGTCGTTATGTTCCAGGCTAAATCGGTGACCTGAAACAACACTTTCTATGTTACATACGAGCAGATATTTATAAAAATTGATGGCTACTCCTATTCTGTACTCACCTGCCAGGTGTTCGTTATGAA encodes:
- the LOC127300152 gene encoding GDSL esterase/lipase At5g03600-like; translation: MKMQALLSAVWGVGLLLVLCGARMGSARHNSHAPRTLYAFGDSFVDTGNLQRSPELGATTRQWYFPYGVSNDQATTDEEKATGRFSDYLVQSDFIAKMMGLPLSPPPWQNTHGQTCGPTGMNFAFSTSGVFGISFWITLREQVDFFKTMIKSRIISKNHVTHSVALLASSGNDYKQFRFITNTWQVTDLAWNITTEIATNVERLQNLGVKKILVNNLHLLGCTPSFCRKHNYKACDEWANEAASKHNYFLEHKLGNKKGVLIVDLSSAFDHIIGHGNQDLAQGKQFKHIRKPCCESADHKGYCGQQDKNSNPLYSLCEDPRQYFFWDDAHPTHAGWEAVMAQLQNPIKEFLGVA